A single genomic interval of Anopheles marshallii chromosome 2, idAnoMarsDA_429_01, whole genome shotgun sequence harbors:
- the LOC128707660 gene encoding follicle cell protein 3C-1 → MHSLSKSFCILVFLLFIVVLDRTSASGKYSRFRLADVQRNAVSNVPCTCAIFLTGQFNRFNRTEQPKGNPGIQLELMQHFPCTTSGNKQCANKCLDSIVKHLPNSQNVICATIDRDCFRERAYLFYQNCAPRWVNSNLSAGKEFCCQNDKPMRCSLMAELIRQSLHENNTNNTTSTSSDEQSVSNR, encoded by the coding sequence ATGCACTCCCTTAGTAAAAGTTTCTGCATattggtgtttttgttgttcatcgTTGTGCTTGACCGAACGTCGGCGAGTGGAAAATATTCCAGATTTAGACTTGCCGACGTACAACGAAATGCAGTCAGCAATGTGCCGTGTACCTGTGCCATCTTCCTTACCGGTCAGTTCAATCGGTTCAATCGTACGGAACAACCGAAAGGCAACCCAGGAATTCAACTGGAGCTGATGCAACACTTCCCCTGTACGACATCCGGCAACAAGCAGTGCGCGAACAAATGTTTGGACTCGATCGTGAAACATCTACCAAACTCCCAGAACGTTATCTGTGCCACCATCGATCGGGACTGTTTCCGTGAGCGTGCCTATTTGTTTTATCAAAACTGTGCACCCCGATGGGTGAACAGTAACCTATCAGCCGGGAAGGAATTCTGCTGCCAGAACGACAAACCAATGCGATGCAGCCTGATGGCGGAACTTATACGGCAATCGTTGcacgaaaacaacaccaacaacactaCCAGCACCAGTTCCGACGAACAGAGCGTATCAAACCGGTGA